ATATTTTCCTGGgctaaataacatttttaacaGTCCAGACACCTTGCGAAAGCTCTGGCTGATCTTAAAGCTGAACACTTTGTTTCTTTGGCATTTACCAGATACTGTAAGGGCTGCTTAGTTCAATAAAtaactttttcccaatttttttctacaatTCCTGTGCTCTTCACCAACTAGAGAGCAGCAGTTCACGTTGCAGCTCTTTCTTTGAGAGCTTGGGAGACCACAGCTCTCCTCTGTGTCATACACAgaaggggctgggcataccagACTTCTCACCACCAGAAAATATTTGTAACTTACTTGTAACTCACCTTTCCTGCTCCAAACAGTTTTAGAAATAGTCTTGTACAAAATTAGCCATAACTGGATCGTCTACACCAGAAGTGTAAGGAATCGGTTTTACAGAAGTAGGGCTCCCACTGCTCCTGCAGATGCTCTGGACTTTCTGTAAATTTCAAATGTGTTTTTGGagaattaaaattttcaaaCCTTGCCTGTGAAGGCATTTCTTTATCTCCAAATTATGCACATGATAATTGCAGCTCATACCTTGTGTAGAATCCATGACACATATTCAAATTACCATGGATTgcttgaggttggaagggacctctggagctCATCTGGTCCAAacccctgctccaggggggCACCAGCAGGTTCCCTTGGGCTTTCTCACAGGTTTTGCTgcagatgaaataaaatgaaggtGTTCAGAATAGAGAAGCAAATTCCAGGAACATTTGTTGAAAACTGCAATCCTGAAAGCCAGACTTTTCTAAGAATGTTAAATTTCATATTTGTATCCTGTGACTTCTGATTCCTTTATTTACTATTTCAAGCAAAATCTGAATGGAATATCTAATTTCTTGGGAGCTACAATCTCAGTGGAAAGGAAGCAGTTGTTAGTTGACTTAATTACATGCATTACTTTCCTTTATTCCTGGCTCTGCGCCGCTCACCTGTGCATGTTCAGCACACAGGGTGGGCTCAGCTCTCCTTCCACTCCCAGGGGACCTGTTGACCTGtgaggaaaaaggggattttttgagTTTTGCTTTCAGTTTGATGGCACCACACTCCCCTTGTGGAGAACAGTGCAAAAAGTTTTGAAGCTTCAGTGATTCCTCAGTGCTCACAGAGATAAGTGTATTTCAAACTGTATTTcagcaggaaaggaggaggTTATGCCATTCATGTAGAGCCATGGAGAAGCATTCCCAATAAACACAGGTCTGGACTGTAGGGtgtgcccagccactgccctggagggacgtctgctgagataaggagattgagcAATATCCCAGCAGgaactcccctggaaaggcaaccactttttCAGTTACGGTgagaagaagacaaacccagaatcctctgggagaccctgtgcagatcctttgtagcccgttggcctttaccctctgccacccaccccctgtatccctataaagccccctgcccctgcgagggcagagagagcccatccctggcctccccttcgccggagtacAGATCAATAAAGCTACTTCGTGCTGAACAGCTACACGGGCCTCTCATatctctctggtctggcctggaggtgccctgcagagctgagctggaatcacgagctgacaatcactaaagagctgacagcttctgcaagggccctcctgccagcagctgagggaagacactgggccctgggaaggcgattcctttcgggatcatctccccggaccggtcacagcttccctggtcagagctactgaccccacaccagctgtCATACTGGACAATAGCAGGGAGGACACAGATCTACAGTGTCTAAACTAACATTACATAGATGGAAAAATACTGTTGCTAATTTGAAGGCTGTAAGTATGTGTCAAAATCTATTTAAAATGTTCAATACCAAGAATGTATATGGCCTCTTTTTTAACTCCAAAATCTATCGAGTGAAATATGTGAACTCTGAAATCAATCAATATCAAATTCTGAAATATGTCAATATATTGAATCTCTGAGCATCTGTTTACAAAATATTTGGGATTTATGGGCAAAGGCTGATAAATCCACACAGTCATGTCTCCTTCTTCCCCAAAGTAAACTCATGTGGGTTCTAAATGCAAACATGCAGCCTTTATGGTTCTTTTCTGCCTGTCTCAGAACACCCAATTAATTGAAGCAACTAATGATACACCTTCAGAATAAATCTTTGTGCACACCAGTTTGCAAACCAAATACGAAGTacacttttatttctgttcaggTGTGAGCAGAGCAGTACATTTCACCCACATCCCATGAAAGCTTTACTCGTTACAGAGCTTCTGTGGCTTAGTGCAATAGTTTGTCCTGACCCTCTCTCGGACACAGTCACTGTAGTCAGTGTTGCACTTGCCACACTTGCAGCTCACAGCCACGGGGTAGGAGTAGTAGGGGATGGTGTGGTGAGGGCAGCCCGGGATCAGTGCTGTCTGGTACAGCATCTCTTTGTATGTGCACACGTTCTGGGACAGAGCACTCTTGAGGAGCAGCTTCTTGCCATTGCTGTCCTACAAAGGGAAGAGAAATGTATCGTTTCACAGAAGCACTCGTGTGTCAGAATGTCCTGTGAAGTGCAGAGACCAAAACTCATACACTGAGCCTGGCTCTGGCACTACTCAGTTCAGAGCTCTGAGTGTGACCGGGGCTCCCCCTCCACACAGATACATTCACCTTGTTTTTATAGTTTAACTAATCCATGGCTCAGGGTGTTCCCTGTGCTTTGTGATCTCTTTTGGCTCCCTGCTGCCCAAGCTGGAACTCAAAATGCTGTGTTGAACAGTGAACTTGTGTGCAGTGGTGTGGCTGCGGCAGAGTTGTCCCCATAGCCAGCTGAGATagcagcagtgggagcagaaGTTACCTAAGTTATTTACATTAATTAAGAGTGACCCAATATAATCTGCCCCTCACCTGTTCCATCCTACCCTCAAAAACTGCCCACAGAGGctctgcagtggcagcagcagtcaGGTCTCTGCTGACAACTGGTGTTGTCAACTCCATAGTTTCAGAGGCTTGGCATTTTTCATCCATACTTTTGCACAAAACTAACTTGAAAACATGGTGACAGTGCAGTTTTTCTGCCAGCGATAAACTCTATTagaattaaataatttatacACTATTTTCTGGGAGAACAGACCCTTGGTTTGCAGTGGTGGCTGTTACAGAAACATCTGCCTAGAGCAGAGCAGTGCTTCGTACCCGAGTCATGCAGAATCCAGCACAGATGGTGGTGTTGATGGCCAGGCAATAGGCACATTCCCGTTTCTCCACATGGATTGTGTACTCAGAAGGAGCACAAAGTGATGCTGTTTGTCCAAAAGTCAGGCCAAAGAGGAGAGACATTACAAAGAAGGGACTCATGCTGGATGGGGAAGAACAGAGCAAACCACAGGTAAAATGGGACAGGCCTTCCAGCCCTGTCCTCAGCATTCAACAGGAACAGCCAAGACAGTCACAGACTTGGAGTAATCTTAACATTTCTAGCTACAGCCTGACAATTTCTTTCCAATCTCAGACCTTACTGAAATAATATTGACCATTAAACAGAGAACATGGGCAAAGAGGCCATTAACAACATAGAACAAATTCACTTTCCCCCCACTAAAGCGTATTACATGGAACTTCTCACTAATGAGTGATAAAATCCTGACACAGAGCAAATAACAGGAGCT
Above is a window of Aphelocoma coerulescens isolate FSJ_1873_10779 chromosome 26, UR_Acoe_1.0, whole genome shotgun sequence DNA encoding:
- the TSHB gene encoding thyrotropin subunit beta, which gives rise to MSPFFVMSLLFGLTFGQTASLCAPSEYTIHVEKRECAYCLAINTTICAGFCMTRDSNGKKLLLKSALSQNVCTYKEMLYQTALIPGCPHHTIPYYSYPVAVSCKCGKCNTDYSDCVRERVRTNYCTKPQKLCNE